A region from the Takifugu rubripes chromosome 22, fTakRub1.2, whole genome shotgun sequence genome encodes:
- the LOC105418914 gene encoding THAP domain-containing protein 6-like gives MPHSCAALSCSQRCTAKTRSQGITFHRFPKDDKVRQQWEAALRRNSFTATPSSRLCSAHFIQEDFDRTGQTVRLRAGAVPSLFNLPAHLPMPVAAGESQPQTNLSEDPCQPVQERDSVPEPGADHSYALPTSPNDLWSRLGKAMARVESLEREKRNAKERERRARNIIRKLVEDLKGKNLINAELKQQLDLCLDKSKHM, from the exons ATGCCTCATTCCTGTGCCGCTCTGAGCTGTTCACAGCGTTGCACTGCTAAAACAAGATCACAAGGAATTACCTTTCATAG GTTTCCTAAGGATGACAAAGTGAGGCAGCAGTGGGAAGCAGCCCTGAGGAGGAACAGCTTCACTGCGACTCCCTCGTCACGGCTCTGCAGCGCTCACTTTATACAGGAGGACTTTGACAGGACGGGTCAGACTGTCAGGCTCAGAGCTGGAGCTGTTCCATCTCTTTTCAATCTCCCTGCTCATCTTCCGATG CCAGTGGCAGCAGGGGAAAGCCAGCCTCAAACGAACCTGTCAGAGGACCCGTGCCAGCCTGTCCAAGAGAGGGACTCTGTGCCTGAGCCTGGTGCT GACCACTCTTACGCACTGCCCACATCTCCCAATGATCTATGGAGCAGGCTCGGCAAAGCCATGGCGAGGGTGGAGAGTCTAGAACGGGAGAAAAGAAACGCAAAGGAACGAGAACGAAGAGCCAGGAACATAATTCGTAAACTTGTGGAGGATTTGAAGGGGAAGAACCTCATAAACGCGGAGCTGAAACAGCAGCTTGATTTATGTTTGGATAAATCCAAGCACATGTGA
- the nop9 gene encoding nucleolar protein 9 isoform X1, which produces MTNHPSTSSLRVSSWSTESPRHISHTMLTKMDERKPLKQGLKKRRQPDEGGGGGEMKRKRGGETGQKPQGDGGKKRLDALSVGYFRRVGDRLTEGFDDDEEKEMFVTNVLTEVKGKAALVASDQTGSITLQRLLQLSSPEQVGEVLAELGGESGADFKTISCDRCGGHVVESAVRQMSRFSESSPEETNTREEEEGTFEALEAQVLCLSGVVRDNSAEFLGHVHGSHVVRTLLHVLAGCIGPPRTDARAGVKERNSVSPLTDFDVPTSFWYELKSLTEALMDNVTLSVIDAAASAVFQTMLTVCHRKRPKLCKQLLKRIMEYLSSRSAAPGVSPLLVFLKDQASSRLIDTVIQLAHKSLLCGLYKKHLKGQLVDLALHPIANFPVQRLTAASAKYKLFQKLFDELLQGLEAILAAGHMGVIVQLAEGCAESEERQEELIQCLLHAFHCAEPGSRHVRCLPLFMSLLTYEVYYHSDAAEGSAQTEVPLSSICYHGSRLVQALAKFKDRSLLLSSLRTLTPADLLTLATDPAGSHVLQALITSSSDKGRGKILKRLEGQYVKMACSRLGSRVLEAVWNSSSVSQRQNIAQELVGCESQLRSDQFARHVWAKFALSHFAHRKAHWQEIQTGESKKRKLFSEILE; this is translated from the exons ATGACGAATCACCCCTCTACGTCATCACTACGCGTCAGCAGCTGGTCGACCGAGTCGCCTCGACACATTTCACAC ACAATGCTGACAAAGATGGATGAAAGGAAGCCACTGAAGCAGGGGCTAAAGAAGAGGAGACAGcctgatgaaggaggaggaggaggagagatgaaaaggaagagaggaggtgaaactgGACAGAAGCCTCAGGGAGACGGTGGAAAGAAGCGCCTGGATGCCCTGAGTGTTGGTTATTTCCGCAGGGTCGGGGACAGACTCACAGAGGGCTTTGACGACGATGAGGAGAAAG AGATGTTTGTCACCAACGTGCTGACGGAGGTCAAAGGTAAAGCAGCGCTGGTGGCGTCGGATCAAACAGGCAGCATTACTCTGCAGAGGCTGCTCCAACTGTCAAGTCCTGAGCAGGTGGGAGAGGTGCTGGCTGAACTGGGAGGAGAGTCGGGCGCAGATTTTAAGACCATTTCCTGCGATCGGTGCGGCGGCCATGTCGTGGAGAGTGCAGTGAGACAGATGTCCAGGTTCTCTG aGTCCTCACCAGAAGAGACaaacaccagagaagaagaagaagggactTTTGAAGCGTTGGAGGCCCAGGTGTTGTGTTTGAGTGGAGTGGTGAGAGACAACAGTGCAGAGTTCCTCGGACACGTTCATGGCTCACACGTGGTCCGCACACTTCTGCACGTCCTGGCAGGGTGTATCGGACCTCCTCGCACAGACGCACGCGCAG GTGTGAAGGAACGCAACAGTGTTTCTCCGCTGACAGACTTTGACGTTCCCACATCGTTCTGGTACGAGCTGAAAAGCCTCACGGAGGCTTTGATGGACAACGTCACGT TGAGCGTGATAGATGCCGCTGCCAGTGCCGTCTTCCAGACCATGTTGACCGTGTGTCACAGAAAACGCCCCAAACTCTGCAAACAGCTCCTGAAACGCATCATGGAGTATCTGTCAAGCCGCAGCGCCGCTCCAGGAGTGAG TCCTCTTCTGGTGTTCCTCAAGGACCAGGCCTCGAGTCGCCTCATTGACACCGTCATACAGCTGGCTCACAAGTCTCTTCTATGTGGCCTCTACAAGAAACACCTCAAGGGTCAGCTGGTGGACTTGGCCCTCCATCCCATCGCCAACTTCCCCGTTCAGAGGCTAACTGCAGCCTCGGCCAAGTACAAACTG ttccagaagttgtttgaTGAGCTGCTCCAAGGTTTGGAGGCCATCTTGGCAGCCGGTCACATGGGAGTGATCGTCCAGCTGGCAGAGGGCTGCGCGGAAAgtgaggagaggcaggaagagtTGATTCAGTGCCTGCTCCAT GCCTTCCACTGTGCTGAGCCCGGCTCTAGACACGTCAGATGTCTTCCTCTCTTCATGTCCCTGCTCACCTATGAGGTGTACTACCACTCCGACGCAGCAGAGGGCAGCGCCCAAACAGAG GTTCCGCTGTCCTCCATCTGTTACCATGGCTCCCGGCTGGTCCAGGCGCTGGCAAAATTCAAAGATCGCTCATTGCTCCTCAGCAGTCTGCGCACCCTGACCCCCGCTGACCTGCTGACACTGGCCACAGACCCTGCAGGAAGCCACGTTCTCCAGGCCCTCATCACCTCTTCCAGTGACAAGGGAAGAGGCAAGATCCTCAAGAGGCTGGAG GGTCAGTATGTTAAAATGGCCTGCTCCAGGTTGGGCAGTCGGGTGCTGGAAGCTGTTTGGAACAGTTCTTCAGTCAGTCAAAGACAAAATATTGCGCAGGAACTAG tTGGATGTGAGAGCCAGCTGAGGTCAGATCAGTTCGCTCGCCACGTGTGGGCTAAATTCGCCCTGTCCCACTTTGCCCACAGGAAAGCCCACTGGCAGGAAATACAGACTGGGGAGTCCAAGAAGCGAAAGCTCTTCAGTGAAATTCTTGAATGA
- the nop9 gene encoding nucleolar protein 9 isoform X2, with amino-acid sequence MLTKMDERKPLKQGLKKRRQPDEGGGGGEMKRKRGGETGQKPQGDGGKKRLDALSVGYFRRVGDRLTEGFDDDEEKEMFVTNVLTEVKGKAALVASDQTGSITLQRLLQLSSPEQVGEVLAELGGESGADFKTISCDRCGGHVVESAVRQMSRFSESSPEETNTREEEEGTFEALEAQVLCLSGVVRDNSAEFLGHVHGSHVVRTLLHVLAGCIGPPRTDARAGVKERNSVSPLTDFDVPTSFWYELKSLTEALMDNVTLSVIDAAASAVFQTMLTVCHRKRPKLCKQLLKRIMEYLSSRSAAPGVSPLLVFLKDQASSRLIDTVIQLAHKSLLCGLYKKHLKGQLVDLALHPIANFPVQRLTAASAKYKLFQKLFDELLQGLEAILAAGHMGVIVQLAEGCAESEERQEELIQCLLHAFHCAEPGSRHVRCLPLFMSLLTYEVYYHSDAAEGSAQTEVPLSSICYHGSRLVQALAKFKDRSLLLSSLRTLTPADLLTLATDPAGSHVLQALITSSSDKGRGKILKRLEGQYVKMACSRLGSRVLEAVWNSSSVSQRQNIAQELVGCESQLRSDQFARHVWAKFALSHFAHRKAHWQEIQTGESKKRKLFSEILE; translated from the exons ATGCTGACAAAGATGGATGAAAGGAAGCCACTGAAGCAGGGGCTAAAGAAGAGGAGACAGcctgatgaaggaggaggaggaggagagatgaaaaggaagagaggaggtgaaactgGACAGAAGCCTCAGGGAGACGGTGGAAAGAAGCGCCTGGATGCCCTGAGTGTTGGTTATTTCCGCAGGGTCGGGGACAGACTCACAGAGGGCTTTGACGACGATGAGGAGAAAG AGATGTTTGTCACCAACGTGCTGACGGAGGTCAAAGGTAAAGCAGCGCTGGTGGCGTCGGATCAAACAGGCAGCATTACTCTGCAGAGGCTGCTCCAACTGTCAAGTCCTGAGCAGGTGGGAGAGGTGCTGGCTGAACTGGGAGGAGAGTCGGGCGCAGATTTTAAGACCATTTCCTGCGATCGGTGCGGCGGCCATGTCGTGGAGAGTGCAGTGAGACAGATGTCCAGGTTCTCTG aGTCCTCACCAGAAGAGACaaacaccagagaagaagaagaagggactTTTGAAGCGTTGGAGGCCCAGGTGTTGTGTTTGAGTGGAGTGGTGAGAGACAACAGTGCAGAGTTCCTCGGACACGTTCATGGCTCACACGTGGTCCGCACACTTCTGCACGTCCTGGCAGGGTGTATCGGACCTCCTCGCACAGACGCACGCGCAG GTGTGAAGGAACGCAACAGTGTTTCTCCGCTGACAGACTTTGACGTTCCCACATCGTTCTGGTACGAGCTGAAAAGCCTCACGGAGGCTTTGATGGACAACGTCACGT TGAGCGTGATAGATGCCGCTGCCAGTGCCGTCTTCCAGACCATGTTGACCGTGTGTCACAGAAAACGCCCCAAACTCTGCAAACAGCTCCTGAAACGCATCATGGAGTATCTGTCAAGCCGCAGCGCCGCTCCAGGAGTGAG TCCTCTTCTGGTGTTCCTCAAGGACCAGGCCTCGAGTCGCCTCATTGACACCGTCATACAGCTGGCTCACAAGTCTCTTCTATGTGGCCTCTACAAGAAACACCTCAAGGGTCAGCTGGTGGACTTGGCCCTCCATCCCATCGCCAACTTCCCCGTTCAGAGGCTAACTGCAGCCTCGGCCAAGTACAAACTG ttccagaagttgtttgaTGAGCTGCTCCAAGGTTTGGAGGCCATCTTGGCAGCCGGTCACATGGGAGTGATCGTCCAGCTGGCAGAGGGCTGCGCGGAAAgtgaggagaggcaggaagagtTGATTCAGTGCCTGCTCCAT GCCTTCCACTGTGCTGAGCCCGGCTCTAGACACGTCAGATGTCTTCCTCTCTTCATGTCCCTGCTCACCTATGAGGTGTACTACCACTCCGACGCAGCAGAGGGCAGCGCCCAAACAGAG GTTCCGCTGTCCTCCATCTGTTACCATGGCTCCCGGCTGGTCCAGGCGCTGGCAAAATTCAAAGATCGCTCATTGCTCCTCAGCAGTCTGCGCACCCTGACCCCCGCTGACCTGCTGACACTGGCCACAGACCCTGCAGGAAGCCACGTTCTCCAGGCCCTCATCACCTCTTCCAGTGACAAGGGAAGAGGCAAGATCCTCAAGAGGCTGGAG GGTCAGTATGTTAAAATGGCCTGCTCCAGGTTGGGCAGTCGGGTGCTGGAAGCTGTTTGGAACAGTTCTTCAGTCAGTCAAAGACAAAATATTGCGCAGGAACTAG tTGGATGTGAGAGCCAGCTGAGGTCAGATCAGTTCGCTCGCCACGTGTGGGCTAAATTCGCCCTGTCCCACTTTGCCCACAGGAAAGCCCACTGGCAGGAAATACAGACTGGGGAGTCCAAGAAGCGAAAGCTCTTCAGTGAAATTCTTGAATGA
- the tgm1l1 gene encoding protein-glutamine gamma-glutamyltransferase K: MPGERLAVRDASEVGRFPGVAPPTRVELTIHKEGEKKEEEGGCRRWLRKAFPCCCQRQNSASLDVTDRVELVAPPTPPLLPEPPKSTPENGELKEMEEMKLSVCSVDLLSSKTGQNRAEHHTDMYHGDELIVRRGQSFQIEVEFNRPFDTDTDKLHLDMRTGPLPTVSKGTHATVLLVDSPEDKRWAAKIVEQSGNKVKLSVNSPASAVCGLYGLTVTCGATTGEATTTHSCSRNIVVLFNPWCEEDTVFLDDEEERKEYVLNDTGRIYYGTEKQIGARTWNFGQFHEGVLEACLFILEKSNIPPSGRGDPVNVVRVISAMINAQDDLGVLVGNWSGDYSDGVSPTAWSSSVEILRKYHSSDGFPVSYGQCWVFSGVTTTVLRCLGIPARSVTNFQSAHDTDVSLTTDIYLDENMDPIDYLNSDSVWNFHVWNDCWMARPDLPPGHGGWQAVDSTPQETSQGTFRCGPASISAIRSGQVFLKHDTPFVFAEVNSDKIYWQRNLDGTFSQIYSEKKAVGHYISTKASGSDERADITHLYKHQEGSEEERIAVETASRYGSKPNTYSSPVAEDVSVEVKIDDEGARMGADAQLSILVKNLSSHPRRTTLHSQVAVMYYTGVVKGTIKKEQISVELQPNEEKTIEWVLPYQQYQNQLVDQAALMLTLSGRVNETQQVLANQTTFRLRTPDITIKPLGEAVVGKEMAAKITFTNPLPRMLVGVVFRVEGLGLQKGHEVVVGDVGAHSTVTLTEHFIPTQPGPRKLVASLDCKQLTQVHGVADIVVLEK; this comes from the exons ATGCCAGGTGAGCGATTAGCAGTGAGAGATGCGTCCGAAGTGGGGCGTTTCCCTGGagtggccccgcccacaaggGTGGAGCTGACCATTCACAAAGaaggggagaagaaagaggaggaaggaggctgTCGGCGCTGGCTCAGGAAGGCGTTTCCGTGCTGCTGTCAGCGGCAGAACAGCGCCTCCCTCGATGTTACGGACAGGGTGGAGTTGGTCGCACCTCCGACCCCTCCGCTCCTCCCAGAGCCCCCAAAATCAACGCCTGAGAACGGAGAGCTAAAGGAAATGGAAG AGATGAAGTTATCGGTGTGTTCTGTGGACCTGCTGAGCTCGAAGACGGGGCAGAACAGAGCGGAGCACCACACCGACATGTATCACGGAGACGAGCTGATCGTCCGCAGAGGGCAGAGCTTCCAGATAGAGGTGGAGTTCAACCGACCCTTCGACACAGACACTGACAAGCTCCACCTGGACATGAGAACAG GTCCCCTGCCCACGGTGTCCAAAGGCACCCACGCCACCGTCCTGCTCGTGGACTCGCCGGAGGACAAACGCTGGGCGGCCAAGATCGTGGAGCAGAGCGGCAACAAGGTGAAGCTGTCGGTCAACTCGCCGGCCAGCGCCGTGTGTGGCCTCTACGGGCTGACGGTGACCTGCGGCGCCACGACGGGCGAAGCGACAACgactcacagctgcagcaggaacatcgTCGTGCTCTTCAACCCTTGGTGTGAAG AGGACACTGTGTTcctggatgatgaggaggagaggaaggagtaTGTCCTCAACGACACTGGGAGGATTTACTACggcacagaaaaacaaataggCGCTCGCACATGGAACTTTGGGCAG TTTCATGAAGGGGTCCTGGAAGCAtgtctgttcatcctggagaaGAGCAACATCCCCCCGTCTGGCAGAGGGGACCCCGTCAATGTGGTTCGAGTCATATCGGCCATG ATCAACGCTCAGGATGACTTAGGGGTTCTGGTGGGCAACTGGTCGGGGGATTACTCCGACGGCGTGTCTCCTACAGCGTGGAGCAGCAGCGTGGAGATCCTGAGGAAATACCACTCGTCCGATGGGTTTCCCGTGTCATACGGACAGTGTTGGGTCTTCTCAGGAGTCACCACGACAG tGCTCCGATGTCTCGGCATCCCCGCCCGCAGCGTGACGAACTTTCAGTCGGCTCACGACACCGACGTCTCCCTCACCACCGACATCTATTTAGATGAGAACATGGACCCCATCGATTACCTCAACAGTGACTCCGTTTG GAACTTCCACGTGTGGAATGACTGCTGGATGGCGAGGCCAGACCTGCCCCCGGGACATGGAGGCTGGCAGGCTGTGGACTCGACTCCCCAGGAAACAAGCCAGGGCACCTTCCGCTGCGGCCCCGCCTCCATCAGCGCCATCCGCTCAGGCCAGGTCTTCCTCAAACACGACACGCCGTTTGTCTTTGCAGAG GTCAACAGCGATAAGATCTACTGGCAGAGGAACCTGGACGGCACGTTCAGCCAGATCTACAGTGAGAAGAAAGCCGTTGGCCACTACATCAGCACCAAAGCCTCGGGCTCTGACGAGCGCGCAGACATCACGCACCTGTACAAACACCAAGAAG GTTCTGAGGAGGAACGCATCGCGGTCGAGACCGCCAGTCGCTACGGCAGCAAGCCAAACACCTACTCCTCGCCCGTGGCGGAGGACGTCAGCGTGGAGGTGAAGATCGATGATGAGGGGGCCAGAATGGGCGCCGACGCTCAGCTCAGCATCTTGGTGAAGAACCTCAGCTCGCACCCTCGCCGGACCACCCTGCACAGCCAGGTGGCGGTCATGTACTACACCGGCGTGGTGAAGGGCACCATCAAGAAGGAGCAGATTTCTGTGGAGCTTCAGCCCAATGAAG AAAAGACCATCGAGTGGGTGTTACCCTACCAGCAGTACCAGAACCAGCTGGTGGATCAGGCCGCTCTGATGTTGACCCTCTCTGGGAGAGTAAACGAGACCCAGCAGGTGTTAGCCAACCAGACCACCTTCAGGCTCCGCACCCCTGACATCACCATCAAG CCTTTAGGAGAAGCTGTCGTCGGCAAAGAAATGGCGGCCAAGATCACCTTCACTAACCCGCTGCCACGGATGCTAGTGGGGGTGGTGTTCAGGGTGGAGGGCCTGGGGCTGCAGAAGGGCCATGAGGTGGTTGTCGG tgatgtTGGCGCCCACTCCACCGTGACACTGACGGAGCACTTCATCCCCACCCAGCCTGGACCCAGGAAGCTGGTGGCATCTCTGGACTGCAAACAGCTGACACAAGTGCACGGGGTAGCTGATATCGTCGTCCTGGAGAAATAG